A genomic segment from Gemmatimonadaceae bacterium encodes:
- the rsfS gene encoding ribosome silencing factor, with the protein MTALTRTTRAATKAEAKALAIRAARLMNDFKGTDIQVLSLAGLTDMTDFFVIASGTSDTHVRSMADHVVRTLREGGERVTHAEGVEQGRWALLDYTDVVIHVFHPTLRNFYQLERLWSDAERVAFE; encoded by the coding sequence ATGACTGCATTGACTCGCACGACCCGCGCGGCAACCAAGGCGGAGGCGAAGGCCCTGGCGATCCGCGCAGCCCGGCTGATGAACGACTTCAAGGGGACGGATATCCAGGTGCTCTCCCTGGCCGGCCTCACCGACATGACGGATTTCTTCGTGATTGCATCCGGCACGTCGGATACGCACGTACGGAGCATGGCGGACCACGTGGTGCGCACGCTGCGCGAGGGCGGCGAGCGCGTGACCCACGCGGAGGGGGTCGAGCAGGGGCGCTGGGCCCTGCTCGACTACACCGACGTGGTCATCCACGTCTTCCACCCCACGCTGCGGAACTTCTACCAGCTCGAGCGGTTGTGGAGTGATGCGGAACGGGTCGCGTTCGAGTGA
- a CDS encoding 50S ribosomal protein L9, with protein MEVILRQAVDSLGHAGDLVKVSSGYARNFLLPRGMALPATDGNKKRISMEKAKLVAAETARVEAAQELAKAYADLSITFAARVGEEGKLFGSVTAGDIAEQLKAQGLNVEKRHVDLHEPIKALGVYKVAIKLHADVKPEVKVWVIKG; from the coding sequence ATGGAAGTGATTCTTCGGCAAGCGGTGGACAGCCTCGGTCATGCGGGGGACCTGGTGAAGGTCTCCTCGGGGTATGCCCGCAACTTCCTGCTGCCCCGCGGCATGGCCCTCCCGGCCACCGACGGCAACAAGAAGCGGATTTCGATGGAGAAGGCGAAGCTGGTGGCCGCCGAGACGGCCCGCGTCGAGGCCGCCCAGGAGCTGGCCAAGGCCTACGCCGACCTCTCCATCACCTTCGCCGCCCGCGTGGGCGAGGAAGGCAAGCTGTTCGGGTCGGTCACGGCCGGCGACATCGCCGAGCAGCTGAAGGCCCAGGGCCTGAACGTGGAGAAGCGCCACGTGGACCTGCACGAGCCCATCAAGGCGCTCGGCGTCTACAAGGTCGCCATCAAGCTGCACGCCGACGTGAAGCCCGAAGTGAAGGTGTGGGTCATCAAGGGTTGA
- a CDS encoding DUF2232 domain-containing protein, protein MTDATTPAPRRGWWWLGLAVIGYLVAANLPIAHTLLPVQSALSVLLPALAACALVGWWRGGSLPLAIATVAGATYVVWVALRGGVSSEMLTTGWTVLAAGCLGITLLAARSRHFLVRGVVAVLSALLLSAVLVASTPSGPASFERTVTSTLEVRGKTEVDNWRLFRTGMERENASRPDSATVAVLDAFETSLAGLPQMARLVLPALLALQTLVGMAIAWALFHRFSRTRLGEGIGRLRDFRFNDHWIWSVIVGLVVALLPALEALRPLGINLLVFFGALYALRGAAVLAWFLRPGRSLLGLLVGVALLLLLRDGAAIALGLVGLGDTWADWRRRIRPAVS, encoded by the coding sequence ATGACGGACGCCACCACGCCGGCGCCGCGACGTGGCTGGTGGTGGCTGGGGCTGGCGGTGATCGGGTACCTGGTCGCCGCGAACCTGCCCATCGCACACACGCTGCTGCCGGTGCAATCCGCCCTGTCGGTGCTGTTGCCTGCCCTCGCCGCGTGTGCGTTGGTGGGGTGGTGGCGCGGGGGCAGCCTGCCGCTGGCGATCGCGACGGTGGCGGGGGCGACGTATGTCGTGTGGGTGGCGCTGCGTGGTGGGGTCAGCAGCGAGATGCTCACGACGGGGTGGACGGTGCTGGCGGCCGGCTGCCTCGGGATCACGCTGCTCGCAGCGCGGTCACGGCATTTCCTGGTGCGTGGCGTGGTGGCGGTGCTCTCGGCGCTGCTGCTCTCGGCCGTGCTGGTGGCATCGACACCGTCGGGCCCGGCCAGCTTCGAGCGGACGGTCACGTCCACCCTCGAGGTGCGGGGCAAGACGGAGGTGGACAACTGGCGGCTCTTCCGCACCGGGATGGAGCGGGAGAACGCCAGCCGGCCGGACAGCGCGACCGTGGCGGTGCTCGATGCGTTCGAGACGAGCCTGGCCGGGTTGCCGCAGATGGCGCGACTGGTGCTGCCGGCCCTGCTGGCACTCCAGACGCTGGTCGGGATGGCGATCGCGTGGGCGCTCTTCCATCGCTTCAGCCGCACGCGGCTGGGCGAGGGGATCGGTCGGCTGCGGGATTTCCGGTTCAACGATCACTGGATCTGGTCCGTGATCGTGGGGCTGGTGGTGGCGCTGCTGCCGGCGCTCGAGGCGCTGCGTCCACTCGGCATCAACCTGCTCGTGTTCTTCGGTGCGCTCTACGCCCTGCGTGGCGCCGCCGTGCTGGCGTGGTTTCTTCGTCCGGGGCGTTCGCTGCTCGGCCTGCTCGTCGGGGTGGCATTGCTGCTGCTGCTGCGCGACGGGGCCGCGATCGCACTCGGTTTGGTGGGACTGGGTGATACTTGGGCCGACTGGCGACGCCGGATCCGGCCAGCGGTTTCCTGA
- a CDS encoding 30S ribosomal protein S18: MARRNKKPSPVNEAGIRFVDYKDERFLSRFITENGKILPSRLSGVDARHQRQLASAIKKARYLALLPYTRSSKA; the protein is encoded by the coding sequence ATGGCCCGCCGCAACAAGAAGCCCAGCCCGGTCAACGAGGCAGGCATCCGTTTCGTGGATTACAAGGACGAGCGCTTCCTCAGCCGCTTCATCACCGAGAACGGCAAGATCCTGCCGAGCCGGTTGAGCGGTGTGGACGCCCGTCACCAGCGCCAGCTGGCGTCGGCGATCAAGAAGGCGCGCTACCTCGCGCTGCTGCCGTACACCCGCTCGAGCAAGGCCTGA
- the rpsF gene encoding 30S ribosomal protein S6: MTTILRPYEAVYIFDSALEDGVIAEKLAKHHGLLSLAEEATLDLWGRRQLAYQIKKKDTGYYVVARFTAETGKLPEFERSLKLDDGVLRYLISLHEHELGAPPLTEEQLEAKRRAEEAGDDDDDED; the protein is encoded by the coding sequence GTGACGACGATTCTGCGTCCGTACGAGGCCGTCTACATCTTCGACAGTGCGCTCGAAGATGGTGTGATCGCCGAGAAGCTGGCCAAGCATCATGGCCTGCTGTCGCTGGCCGAGGAGGCCACGCTGGACCTCTGGGGCCGGCGCCAGCTCGCCTACCAGATCAAGAAGAAGGACACCGGCTACTACGTCGTGGCCCGCTTCACTGCCGAGACGGGCAAGCTGCCCGAGTTCGAGCGGTCACTGAAGCTCGACGACGGTGTGCTCCGCTATCTCATCTCGCTGCATGAGCACGAGCTGGGAGCCCCGCCGCTCACCGAAGAGCAGCTGGAAGCCAAGCGCCGCGCTGAAGAAGCCGGCGATGACGACGACGACGAGGATTAG
- a CDS encoding NAD(P)H-quinone oxidoreductase, protein MSLPPVMRAAVITAPGAPDVLRILERPLPAPAPGDLLVRVRASAVNRADLLQRIGRYPAPPGVPADIPGLEFAGEVAACGAGVEGFVVGDRVCGLVAGGAHAEYLVTDARTVARVPDGMSWEVAGAAPEVFITAHDAMVTQAGLRAGETVLVHAVGSGVGLAAVQLATALGARVFGTARGLAKLDAARVMGMVDGCQPGEGDWIARAMAGWTDGGGADVVVDLVGGDYTAGSLAAMAPRGRLMLIGALAGSKATMDLRTVLGRRLTIRGTVLRSRGLDERMAVIGAYERDVLPWLASGRLAPRIDARFELAELATAHALVESNGTVGKVALRFD, encoded by the coding sequence ATGTCCCTGCCCCCAGTCATGCGCGCCGCCGTCATCACGGCCCCCGGTGCCCCGGACGTCCTCCGGATCCTCGAGCGTCCGCTCCCGGCGCCCGCGCCCGGCGACCTTCTCGTCCGGGTCCGCGCCTCGGCCGTGAATCGCGCCGACCTGCTCCAGCGCATCGGCCGCTACCCTGCCCCGCCAGGCGTCCCCGCCGACATCCCGGGCCTGGAGTTCGCCGGCGAGGTGGCCGCGTGCGGCGCGGGCGTGGAGGGATTCGTGGTGGGCGACCGGGTGTGCGGGCTGGTGGCGGGCGGGGCGCATGCCGAGTACCTCGTGACCGACGCGCGGACGGTGGCGCGTGTGCCCGACGGGATGAGCTGGGAGGTGGCGGGCGCGGCGCCGGAGGTCTTCATCACCGCCCACGACGCGATGGTGACACAGGCCGGACTGCGCGCCGGCGAGACGGTGCTGGTGCACGCGGTCGGCAGCGGCGTCGGGCTGGCGGCAGTGCAGCTCGCCACCGCGCTTGGGGCGCGGGTCTTTGGCACGGCGCGTGGCCTGGCCAAGCTCGACGCCGCCCGGGTGATGGGGATGGTGGACGGGTGCCAGCCTGGCGAGGGGGACTGGATCGCGCGCGCGATGGCGGGGTGGACCGATGGCGGTGGGGCCGACGTCGTGGTGGACCTGGTCGGCGGCGACTACACGGCCGGCAGCCTGGCCGCGATGGCGCCGCGGGGGCGCCTGATGCTCATCGGCGCGCTGGCGGGGTCGAAGGCGACGATGGACCTGCGCACCGTGCTCGGCCGCAGACTCACCATCCGGGGAACCGTGCTGCGGAGCCGCGGCCTGGACGAGCGGATGGCGGTGATCGGGGCGTACGAACGCGACGTCCTGCCGTGGCTGGCGAGCGGCCGGCTGGCACCGCGGATCGATGCCCGGTTCGAGCTGGCCGAGCTCGCGACGGCGCATGCGCTGGTGGAGTCGAACGGGACGGTGGGCAAGGTGGCGCTCCGGTTCGACTGA
- a CDS encoding alkaline phosphatase family protein: protein MTAARRAGPLLLLAAALLSGFTPVPGPQAPAPRPRTVVLISLDGFRWDFLQRPAARRLRALAARGVRPRRMIPAFPSKTFPNHYTLVTGLYPEEHGIAANVMRDSVLGRFATGNDPAVRDARWFGGEPIWVTAERQGLRTATYFWPGSEAPIGGLHPHWYYAYDGATPNSARVSRVLEWLAMPDSAAPRLIAVYFSDVDTDAHNHGPDSPEADSAIARVDSAVGAILDGIDRLRARSRVDVVVVSDHGMAEIEASRTISLDDYVSLDSLDIGDWSPVATIIPKPGAAEYVYRALLHAHPHLQVYRKGELPARLHYNTGARVTPIVAIADEGWSIGTREYNAKQVPGKVGGAHGYDPQVPSMGALFIGAGPDFRRGRVVAPFSNVHVYPLLARLLRVLPAASSGSLDSVRTLLR from the coding sequence ATGACGGCTGCCCGCCGCGCAGGGCCGCTGCTCCTTCTCGCCGCCGCGCTGCTCTCCGGCTTCACTCCGGTGCCCGGCCCACAGGCGCCCGCGCCGCGCCCGCGCACCGTCGTCCTCATCTCACTCGACGGCTTCCGCTGGGACTTCCTGCAGCGACCGGCCGCACGCCGCCTGCGCGCGCTGGCTGCGCGCGGCGTGCGCCCCCGCCGCATGATCCCGGCATTCCCGTCGAAGACCTTCCCGAACCACTACACCCTCGTCACGGGGCTCTACCCCGAGGAACACGGCATCGCGGCCAACGTGATGCGGGATTCCGTCCTGGGCCGGTTCGCGACGGGCAACGATCCCGCCGTCCGTGATGCGCGCTGGTTCGGCGGCGAGCCGATCTGGGTGACGGCAGAGCGGCAGGGGCTGCGCACGGCCACGTACTTCTGGCCGGGCTCTGAGGCGCCGATCGGCGGCCTGCACCCGCACTGGTACTACGCCTACGACGGCGCAACGCCGAACAGCGCCCGCGTGTCGCGGGTGCTGGAGTGGCTCGCGATGCCGGACAGCGCCGCGCCTCGGCTCATCGCGGTGTACTTCAGCGACGTCGACACCGACGCGCACAACCACGGCCCGGACTCGCCCGAGGCCGATTCGGCCATCGCGCGCGTCGACAGCGCGGTCGGCGCCATCCTCGATGGCATCGACCGGCTCCGCGCGCGCAGCCGCGTGGACGTGGTCGTCGTCTCCGACCACGGCATGGCCGAGATCGAGGCGTCGCGCACCATCTCACTCGACGACTACGTGTCGCTCGACAGCCTCGACATCGGTGACTGGTCGCCCGTCGCGACCATCATCCCGAAGCCCGGCGCGGCGGAGTACGTGTATCGCGCGCTCCTGCACGCACATCCGCACCTGCAGGTGTACCGAAAGGGGGAGCTGCCGGCGCGGCTGCACTACAACACCGGCGCGCGGGTGACGCCGATCGTGGCGATCGCGGACGAGGGGTGGTCGATCGGCACGCGGGAATACAACGCGAAGCAGGTGCCGGGCAAGGTGGGAGGCGCGCACGGCTACGACCCGCAGGTGCCGTCGATGGGGGCACTCTTCATCGGCGCCGGTCCCGACTTCCGGCGCGGGCGGGTGGTGGCACCGTTCAGCAACGTCCATGTCTATCCGCTTTTGGCGCGCCTGCTGCGTGTGCTGCCGGCGGCGTCGAGCGGGTCGCTCGACTCGGTGCGGACACTGCTCCGCTGA
- a CDS encoding GGDEF domain-containing protein: MFFQRKAAAPRPAPAHSTPDTEPAGAPPRAPAAPSGDVSAVIDALGGVISAIARFPVDLPHRPAADTTREMTAWQRHATLGMPLEESDDGSASVGFHDRDWKGLVRAVAALRRDEQQSVESLVSELRSALWTCVSAVHQAVRIDDTTEASTASQLTLVRKVVSGSQMSTIKDDVLSAISEIDRALKERREEQQRQYKSLANSLDSLGRQLEEARKESETDPLTRVGNRKHFDLMVQRAAQLFSLSRAPMTLLMIDLNKLKVINDSYGHPVGDLAIQSVAGALWKVFLRQSDVICRYGGDEFAVILNGCELPVAQTLAKRLVELVRALPLPSPQMEFALGASVGVAQLAVGEDVAQWVDRADRAMYQAKRHATSGVMVADAGGNCTPTAPAGRERLSA; this comes from the coding sequence ATGTTCTTCCAGAGAAAAGCCGCCGCGCCGCGACCGGCCCCAGCGCACAGCACGCCGGACACCGAGCCGGCGGGCGCCCCGCCGCGGGCCCCGGCCGCGCCGTCGGGCGACGTGAGCGCGGTCATCGACGCCCTCGGCGGCGTGATCAGTGCGATCGCGCGCTTTCCCGTCGACCTCCCGCACCGGCCGGCGGCCGACACCACCCGCGAGATGACCGCCTGGCAGCGCCACGCCACGCTCGGCATGCCGCTGGAGGAGTCGGACGACGGCAGCGCGTCGGTCGGCTTCCACGACCGTGACTGGAAGGGGCTGGTGCGCGCCGTCGCCGCACTCCGCCGCGACGAGCAGCAGTCCGTGGAATCGCTCGTCTCCGAGCTGCGCAGCGCGCTCTGGACCTGCGTCTCCGCCGTGCACCAGGCGGTGCGCATCGACGACACCACCGAGGCGAGCACCGCGTCGCAGCTCACCCTCGTGCGCAAGGTCGTGAGCGGGTCGCAGATGAGCACCATCAAGGACGACGTGCTGAGCGCCATCAGCGAGATCGATCGTGCACTGAAGGAGCGGCGCGAGGAGCAGCAGCGGCAGTACAAGTCGCTCGCGAACTCCCTCGACTCGCTCGGCCGGCAGCTCGAGGAGGCACGCAAGGAGAGCGAGACCGACCCGCTCACGCGCGTCGGGAACCGCAAGCACTTCGACCTGATGGTGCAGCGCGCCGCACAGCTCTTCTCGCTCAGCCGGGCGCCGATGACGCTGCTGATGATCGACCTGAACAAACTGAAGGTGATCAACGATTCCTACGGGCACCCCGTGGGCGACCTGGCCATCCAGAGCGTGGCCGGTGCGCTCTGGAAGGTGTTCCTGCGCCAGTCGGACGTGATCTGCCGGTACGGCGGCGACGAATTCGCGGTGATCCTCAACGGGTGCGAACTCCCCGTGGCGCAGACGCTGGCGAAGCGACTGGTGGAGCTGGTCCGCGCACTGCCCTTGCCCAGCCCGCAGATGGAGTTCGCGCTCGGTGCCTCGGTCGGCGTGGCGCAGCTCGCCGTCGGCGAGGACGTGGCGCAGTGGGTGGACCGGGCCGACCGGGCGATGTATCAGGCGAAGCGCCACGCGACGAGCGGCGTGATGGTGGCCGATGCCGGTGGCAACTGCACCCCGACCGCCCCTGCTGGCCGGGAGCGCCTCAGCGCCTGA
- a CDS encoding amidohydrolase: MSPRHHTDMTAGNVPLAPARATDRFSDAQLAALLTLRRTLHRHPELSNAEHETAARLVAALESIGVDGIRRVAGTGIVARLPGRDRHAPVVALRGDIDALPITEATGLPFASVTPGVMHACGHDVHATWTIGAAMDLLREPAAGDVLLVLQPAEEIGAGAIAILASGALDGVSAIFGGHVDRRFTVGQVVAEAGPLAASADEFTITLHGRGAHGARPQEADDPIVAAAAVITALQTIVARRLDPARPAVCTVGSIHAGVAPNVIPETAELTGTLRAMDPDTRARLVTEVTRIARDVAAAHNVVASITIGHGTPPIVNPAREAAWARSAAIHALGDDSVVPFGITNMGGEDFAFYMERIPGCFLRIGARNPGEEPTAAHSPRFDVAEGAIVTGAVVLAACAREASRALATS; the protein is encoded by the coding sequence GTGTCACCACGCCACCACACCGACATGACCGCCGGCAACGTCCCGCTTGCCCCCGCGCGCGCCACGGACCGCTTCAGTGACGCGCAACTTGCGGCGCTGCTCACGCTCCGCCGCACGCTGCACCGGCATCCCGAGCTGTCGAACGCCGAGCACGAGACGGCCGCCCGGCTGGTCGCGGCGCTCGAGTCGATCGGCGTGGACGGGATCCGGCGCGTGGCCGGCACCGGGATCGTCGCGCGCCTCCCCGGGCGTGACCGCCATGCGCCGGTCGTCGCGCTGCGCGGTGACATCGATGCGCTGCCGATCACCGAGGCCACGGGCCTGCCATTCGCCTCCGTCACGCCCGGCGTGATGCACGCCTGCGGGCACGACGTCCACGCCACCTGGACCATCGGTGCAGCGATGGACCTGCTGCGCGAACCGGCGGCGGGAGACGTGCTGCTCGTGCTGCAACCGGCGGAGGAGATCGGGGCCGGCGCCATCGCGATCCTCGCCAGCGGCGCCCTCGACGGTGTGTCGGCGATCTTCGGTGGGCATGTGGACCGGCGCTTCACGGTGGGTCAGGTGGTGGCCGAGGCCGGGCCGCTCGCCGCGTCGGCCGACGAGTTCACCATCACGCTGCACGGACGCGGCGCACATGGCGCGCGTCCTCAGGAGGCGGACGACCCGATCGTCGCCGCCGCGGCGGTCATCACGGCGCTCCAGACCATCGTCGCCCGGCGCCTGGACCCCGCGCGGCCTGCCGTCTGCACCGTCGGCAGCATCCACGCCGGCGTGGCACCGAACGTGATTCCGGAGACGGCGGAGCTGACCGGGACCCTCCGCGCCATGGATCCCGACACGAGGGCGCGACTGGTGACCGAGGTCACCCGCATCGCGCGTGACGTCGCCGCCGCGCACAACGTGGTGGCCAGCATCACGATCGGGCATGGCACGCCGCCGATCGTGAATCCGGCGCGCGAGGCGGCGTGGGCGCGCAGCGCCGCCATCCATGCCCTCGGTGACGACAGCGTGGTGCCGTTCGGCATCACCAACATGGGGGGCGAGGACTTCGCCTTCTACATGGAGCGGATCCCCGGCTGTTTCCTCCGCATCGGCGCCCGCAACCCGGGCGAGGAACCCACGGCGGCTCACTCCCCGCGCTTCGACGTGGCCGAGGGGGCCATCGTGACCGGGGCGGTGGTGCTGGCGGCCTGTGCCCGCGAGGCATCCCGGGCCCTCGCGACGTCCTGA
- the menC gene encoding o-succinylbenzoate synthase — protein MLQITGITLREIRLPLREPFRISSGTMTDRRIALLELHDASGASAWSECVADDLPNYTSETIDTAWLAISRWIAPRVIGRRFNAPGDVFAVLEEDFRGHLMAKAAVEMGMWGVESVRIGTPLARLIGGTRAAIPVGISLGIQASPEALVGKVRAALDEGYRKIKLKIMPGKDVAYVRAVREAFPDAPLMADANNAYTLDDAEALVAMDAMNLMMFEQPLAWEDIVRHGQLQRMLKTPVCLDESITSLARAQDMVTLGAGRLINIKPGRVGGFAESLAIHDFCEANGIPVWCGGMLESGIGRAYNVALASLSNFQKPGDLSPSARYWARDIVTPEWTMDAEGMVQVPRTSPGIGVQVDVDRIDDLTVRTESL, from the coding sequence ATGCTCCAGATCACCGGCATCACGCTCCGCGAAATCCGGCTCCCCCTCCGCGAGCCGTTCCGGATCTCCTCCGGCACCATGACCGACCGTCGCATCGCACTGCTCGAGCTGCACGATGCCAGCGGCGCCAGCGCGTGGAGCGAATGCGTCGCCGACGACCTCCCGAACTACACCTCGGAGACGATCGACACCGCCTGGCTGGCCATCAGCCGCTGGATCGCGCCCCGTGTCATCGGGCGCCGATTCAACGCCCCGGGCGACGTCTTCGCCGTGCTCGAGGAGGACTTCCGCGGGCACCTGATGGCGAAGGCCGCCGTCGAGATGGGGATGTGGGGGGTGGAGTCGGTGCGCATCGGCACGCCGCTCGCGCGGCTCATCGGCGGCACCCGTGCCGCGATCCCGGTCGGCATCTCCCTCGGTATCCAGGCCTCACCCGAGGCGCTCGTCGGGAAGGTGCGCGCCGCACTCGACGAGGGGTACCGCAAGATCAAGCTCAAGATCATGCCCGGAAAGGACGTCGCATACGTGCGCGCCGTGCGCGAGGCCTTCCCCGACGCCCCGCTGATGGCGGATGCCAACAACGCCTACACCCTCGACGACGCCGAGGCGCTGGTGGCGATGGACGCGATGAACCTGATGATGTTCGAGCAACCGCTCGCGTGGGAGGACATCGTGCGGCATGGCCAGCTCCAGCGCATGCTGAAGACGCCGGTGTGCCTCGACGAGTCGATCACCTCCCTCGCGCGCGCGCAGGACATGGTCACGCTAGGCGCCGGCCGCCTGATCAACATCAAGCCGGGACGGGTGGGCGGCTTCGCGGAATCGCTGGCCATCCACGACTTCTGCGAGGCCAACGGCATCCCGGTCTGGTGCGGCGGCATGCTCGAGAGTGGCATCGGTCGCGCGTACAACGTGGCGCTCGCGTCGCTCAGCAACTTCCAGAAGCCGGGCGACCTGAGCCCGAGTGCGCGGTACTGGGCACGCGACATCGTCACGCCGGAGTGGACCATGGACGCCGAGGGCATGGTGCAGGTGCCGCGCACCAGCCCGGGCATCGGCGTGCAGGTCGACGTCGACCGCATCGACGACCTCACGGTCCGGACGGAGTCGCTGTAG
- a CDS encoding D-aminoacylase codes for MSLRHCPRKAALTAAAASIVLAACGRGAVAGGSAGTTAAAPGSYDIVISNGHVVDGTGNAWFAGDVGIRGDRIATIAPAGALARAQATTRIDAAGKVVAPGFIDIQGQSVFQFTVGDGRVVGKVSQGITTEILGEGTTPAPLNAAMVALLESQRGSRDDSLAATAYGTFTGPHGFGRWLDAMEQHGTSVNVGSFLGAATVRVYAKGYTRGDPSPAELDTMRAVTRNAMQDGAFGIASALIYPPGNFATTGELVEMAKAMAPLGGVYITHMRSEADGYLEAIDEVLRIGREGGVPTEIYHLKAGGVRNWPKAAQAVAKIDSARAAGQDIAADMYPYTAGGTSLSACTPPWATEGDKLLDRLRDPATRAKIIAEMQAPRNSWENLCALATPAGIVTAGFEHPDWKQYEGKRLAEIAADRRTDWANTIVDVLLGTEGRVGMLVFMMSEPNVEMQMRQPWMKFGTDADGLDPDSAKGLAHPRSYGTFPRILGHYVRERRVMTLEEAVRKMTSAVANRLSIRDRGQLREGFLADVVVFDPATIIDNATYTDPHRLSTGVSTVIVNGVRVWSDGKHTGAKPGRVVRGPGHIAAVAR; via the coding sequence ATGAGCCTCCGCCACTGCCCGCGCAAGGCCGCCCTCACCGCCGCCGCCGCCTCGATCGTCCTCGCCGCCTGCGGCCGCGGCGCCGTCGCGGGGGGCTCGGCCGGCACCACCGCCGCGGCGCCCGGATCCTACGACATCGTGATCAGCAACGGCCACGTCGTCGACGGCACCGGCAACGCCTGGTTTGCCGGCGATGTCGGCATCCGCGGTGACCGGATCGCCACCATCGCACCGGCCGGCGCCCTCGCCCGTGCACAGGCCACCACCCGCATCGACGCGGCCGGCAAGGTCGTCGCGCCGGGCTTCATCGACATCCAGGGGCAGTCGGTCTTCCAGTTCACCGTCGGTGACGGCCGCGTGGTCGGCAAGGTCTCGCAGGGCATCACCACCGAGATCCTCGGCGAGGGCACCACGCCGGCGCCGCTGAACGCCGCGATGGTCGCCCTGCTCGAGTCGCAGCGCGGCTCGCGCGACGACTCGCTGGCCGCGACGGCGTACGGCACCTTCACCGGCCCGCACGGCTTCGGCCGCTGGCTGGACGCGATGGAGCAACACGGCACGTCGGTGAACGTGGGCTCGTTCCTCGGGGCCGCCACCGTGCGCGTGTACGCCAAGGGCTACACGCGCGGTGACCCGTCACCCGCGGAGCTCGACACCATGCGCGCCGTCACGCGCAACGCGATGCAGGACGGTGCCTTCGGGATCGCCAGTGCACTGATCTACCCGCCGGGCAACTTCGCCACCACCGGCGAGCTGGTGGAGATGGCCAAGGCGATGGCGCCGCTCGGCGGCGTCTACATCACGCACATGCGCTCCGAGGCCGATGGCTACCTCGAGGCCATCGACGAGGTGCTGCGCATTGGCCGCGAGGGCGGGGTGCCGACCGAGATCTACCACCTGAAGGCCGGCGGCGTGCGCAACTGGCCGAAGGCCGCCCAGGCGGTGGCGAAGATCGACTCGGCGCGCGCGGCCGGCCAGGACATCGCCGCCGACATGTACCCGTACACCGCCGGCGGCACCTCGCTCTCGGCGTGCACGCCGCCCTGGGCCACCGAGGGCGACAAGCTGCTGGACCGGCTGCGCGATCCTGCCACCCGCGCGAAGATCATCGCCGAGATGCAGGCGCCGCGGAACAGCTGGGAGAACCTCTGCGCACTCGCCACGCCGGCGGGCATCGTCACCGCGGGCTTCGAGCACCCCGACTGGAAGCAGTACGAGGGCAAGCGACTCGCCGAGATCGCCGCCGATCGCCGGACCGACTGGGCGAACACGATCGTGGACGTGCTGCTTGGCACCGAGGGGCGTGTCGGCATGCTGGTCTTCATGATGTCCGAGCCGAACGTGGAGATGCAGATGCGGCAGCCGTGGATGAAGTTCGGCACCGATGCCGACGGCCTCGATCCCGACTCCGCGAAGGGCCTGGCCCACCCGCGCTCCTACGGCACCTTCCCGCGCATCCTCGGGCACTACGTGCGCGAGCGGCGGGTGATGACGCTGGAGGAGGCGGTGCGCAAGATGACCTCCGCGGTGGCGAACCGGCTCTCGATCCGCGACCGCGGCCAGTTGCGCGAGGGCTTCCTCGCCGACGTGGTGGTCTTCGACCCGGCGACCATCATCGACAACGCCACCTACACCGACCCGCACCGGCTCTCCACCGGCGTCTCGACGGTGATCGTGAACGGGGTGCGGGTCTGGAGTGACGGAAAGCACACCGGGGCGAAGCCTGGCCGCGTGGTGCGGGGCCCCGGACACATTGCCGCGGTGGCGCGATGA